The following nucleotide sequence is from Gemmatimonadales bacterium.
GCCGGGGAGCCAGGCGCGCCGCACCGTGACGTACTGGGCCGCAGCGCCCACCACCGTGAGGCTGTCCACGATCCGCGCGGGGCTGCCCGCCGCACCCGGCGCGCTGACGGTGATCGTGTCCACGTACGTCCCGGGCGACACGGACACGGGATCGACGACCCAGCGGACGGCCGACGACCCCGTGCCTCCGGCCGTCACGAGGGTCAGCCAGGCGCTCGCGCCGTGCGCCGCGGTCCAGCGCGCCGCCGCCGCGCCCGCGCCCGTCAGCGCGACCAGCGCCGAATCCGGCGTCACGGCGGCGCTGCCGTCGCCGAGCACGAGGCTCCGGCTCGCCGACGCGGCGATCGAGAGCCCCGGCGTCGTGACGTCAGCGCAGGCCGTGGCGAGCGCCGCCAAGGCGAGGGCGACCGGAGGGAGCCCCGAGCGCACTATGGCTACGAGCCCGCCGGGCGGCCGCGGGCGGCGCGGAGCCGGGCGACCACGGCACCCGCCGCACCGGTGCACGGCGAGGGGAACACGCACACGATGCGCGCGCCGGTGATGCGCGCGGTGCGAAAGTCGAAGTTGATCGTCTGCGTCGTGGGCGACGTCGAGCCCGTCACGCGGGGCATGGACAGGGTGACGAGGCGCCCGCCGAAGGTGCAGGTCCGCGTGGTGCCGCCCTTCCACACGCCCGAGGGAACGGTGGTCGTCGAGCCGCAGCTGCTGTTCCTGTTGATCTGGAGCTGGCCGGAGCTGGCCTGCCAGTAGGTGCCCGTCGACTGCTGGGCCTCCCCGCCGCCGGCGCCGGACGTGGCCCCAGACGCGTCGAACGCGGTGGTCGAGACGTTGGTGAGCGCGATCGTGGTCGCCTTGGTGGCGGCGATGGTCCACCCCTTCCAGGTCGAGTCCGCCGGGTTCCACCACATCACGCCCAGCCAGCTGAGGGTGTCCCACGGCGTGCTCGAGTGGTCCTGGATCGAGATCGAGACGCCGACGGCGCCCCAGCCGGCGGCGAACTGGGCCGCATGCTCCGGACCGCCGGCGCGAGCGGCCGCGTAGGCCGGATTCGGCACCACCACGGTCACCGAGTCCCCCGCATAAAGCTGCGCCGCCAGATCCGAGAGGTCGCCGACGTAGGGCAGCGTGGTGTGGTTGCGCGTCGCCGCCGCGATCGTGGAATCCTGCTCGCCGGGCAGCCACGGCCGGCGCACGGTGATGAACTGCGCGGCCGCGCCCGACACCGTGAGGCTGTCCACGATGCGCGCCGGGCTGCCGATCGCGCCGTCCGCGCTGATCGTGATCGTGTCCACGTACGTACCCGGGGCCAGGTAGATGGGGTCCACCACCCAGCGCAGGACCGCCGAGCCCGTTCCGCCCGCGGTCACGATCGTCAGCCAGGCGCTCGAGCCGTGCGTCGCCGTCCACGCCGCCGTCGCCGACCCCGCACCCGTCAGCGTGACCAGGGCCGAATCCGGCGTCACGGCGATGCTGTCCTGGCTGATCCCGAGACTCCGGCTCGCCGGCACGACCGTGAGCGTGAGCTTGGGTGAGGTGGCGTCCGTGCACGCCTCCGCCACGAGCAGGACGGCAAGCAGCGTCAGGTGTCGTGGTCTCATGGCTCGAGGGCTCCGGCGCGCGGTCGCGCGCCCGCTGGGCGTTTCCCGCCGTGCGCCAATATTATACGGGCGGCGGGCCGCGGCCAGAGAACGACCGTTGCGCGGCCGCTCCCACTCCCAACCCTGCGGGCAATGCCATGACACGTGTGATCGCCGGGACGGCCGCCTTCCTGCTCGCCGCCGGGGTGGTGCGGGCCCAGACCAGCGCGGGCGGCCCCGCCGCGGCGGCCGACCTCATCGTCACCGCGCGCCACATCTACACCGTGGACCCCGACCGGCCGACGGTGGAGGCCCTGGCGGTCCGCGGGGGGCTGATCGCATTCGCGGGGAGCGAGCGCGAGGCGATGGCGCTGAGCGGGCCGCGGACCCGGATGCTGCGCCTGGGCGATGCGACCGTGATCCCCGGCATCGTGGATGCGCACCTCCACCTGCTCGGCCTCGGCACGGCGCTGCGCACGGTGGACCTCACCGGCACCCGCAGCTACGCGACCGTGGTCGACCGGGTGGTCGCGCGGGCGCGCGCCGCGACCGCGGGCGAGTGGATCATGGGCCGCGGCTGGGACCAGAACGCCTGGCCCGACACCCGCTTCCCGACCGAGGAGGCTCTGAGCCGCGCGGTGCCCGACCACCCCGTCGCCCTGCGGCGGGTGGACGGGCACGCCCTGCTGGCGAACGCCCGTGCGCTCGAGGCCGCTGGCATCACCGCTGCGACGCCTGATCCCCCGGGGGGGCGCATCGTCCGGAACGCGGACGGGTCGCCGACCGGCGTGCTGGTGGACAACGCGATGGCTCTGGTGGAGCGCGCGGTGCCCCCGCCGTCCGCCGAGGAGCTGCGCGCGCGCATCGTGGCCGCGGTCGCCGAGGTCAACCGCTGGGGCCTGACGGGCATTCACGACCCCGGCGTCACGGACGGCACCATCGCCCTGTACCACGAGCTGGCCCGGGCCGGCCGCTTCTCCCTCCGCGACTACGTGATGGTGGCGGGCGACAGCGACGACGTGGCCAGCGCCTTCCGCCGCGGCCCGCAACAGGCGCTCGACGACGGGCACCTGTGGATCCGCGCCATCAAGCTGTATGCGGACGGCGCGATGGGCTCGCGCGGCGCGGCGCTGCTCGAGGACTACAGCGACGACCCCGGGAACCGCGGCCTGCTGGTGACCGACACCAACGAGATCCGGC
It contains:
- a CDS encoding amidohydrolase produces the protein MTRVIAGTAAFLLAAGVVRAQTSAGGPAAAADLIVTARHIYTVDPDRPTVEALAVRGGLIAFAGSEREAMALSGPRTRMLRLGDATVIPGIVDAHLHLLGLGTALRTVDLTGTRSYATVVDRVVARARAATAGEWIMGRGWDQNAWPDTRFPTEEALSRAVPDHPVALRRVDGHALLANARALEAAGITAATPDPPGGRIVRNADGSPTGVLVDNAMALVERAVPPPSAEELRARIVAAVAEVNRWGLTGIHDPGVTDGTIALYHELARAGRFSLRDYVMVAGDSDDVASAFRRGPQQALDDGHLWIRAIKLYADGAMGSRGAALLEDYSDDPGNRGLLVTDTNEIRRIAIEALRHGFQVCTHAIGDRGNRLTLDAYEAALDSVPVADHRFRIEHAQVLSRQDIPRFAALGVIPSMQTSHQTSDMYWIANRLGPTRVLGAYAWRSLLNTGVVIPNGTDAPVEAVNPMIRFHAAVTRQDADGWPAGGWFPAERMTRDEALRSLTIWPAYAAFMEQVAGSLTPGKYADFTVLDRDIMTAAPETILETQVVMTVLGGVPVYQRSAR